One Actinomyces respiraculi DNA window includes the following coding sequences:
- a CDS encoding CDP-glycerol glycerophosphotransferase family protein, producing the protein MLALDGERAPRRGVALSVSASALLEVLQRARSNAVMLLDGAVDQLSSGVLKDGRVVLNIGDAVVGARRGTAVGDANGSARTAFDDLSPATVIASKALWEQTFSSGGKRVYLPDLSLDLLARARHPERLGRELCQTRKRPQPKEEAQAQELLRSLRHRARVLKLLPEADRTEVLGRTLAGPLIKLALLCGSLPSELVAEAQGLAASLVPPSAEEPLSSLPLVDRVLLHALAHRERVDLEELLVARAREGTSVPLRFYGDRLRVTLPVLERLEGLPGSLLTPQAADSCAFAATHGLRVVEDGLEVTGRAYLYGVRPQDTELQLELVSGHGDAQVLDWSPCGAPQADLYANDPWTSYAESGFRAVIPVDALAGEAQIRVRLRAADHELSTWLPAPPQAVGRCPGACSGTAWTWWPGEDGETCISLSEAPQPSDLAELSVIVAGASLLGCKLRLMLQTNGGQLTGLEAVSSQGTVPFTLTEEGGTLSAVVDLQESGLARGGHRLRWLTADQQGWCQAAPDLEVATLKLLGTTHGARLRAAIGGEAVLTLTAPLTVFEQSAYGRQQLVQEIFGPLVDAVLFESFRGRSTADNPGAIFQDFKEYGVNVPLWWSVEDGAAPRGSVPVVTGSCQWFRALRTARVIVTNDNLPYWFRKQPGQHVLQTWHGSTVKHLLRDAPGQTVSLPYRHLMARQVSQWDLLLAQTEQAGQRLCSAMGYEGKVLVGEYPRNVGLLGGEKVRLQARRALGIDAATKVVLYAPTWREALRDGPRSAPSLFNPVALAASTGVTVLVRSHHMNELRADGVGVVDVSQYPNAEGLMLAADVLVSDYSSIVFDWALTGKPCVLHVPDLEEYRQERGLYGSWPDDSGLPVSRNQAELTDAVLAALAAPVPAQVPDPEPVQQTLKQVREWITEALGLE; encoded by the coding sequence GTGCTCGCGCTTGATGGGGAGCGCGCACCCCGGCGCGGGGTTGCGCTTTCAGTGTCGGCCTCTGCACTGTTGGAGGTGCTGCAGCGGGCTCGCTCGAACGCTGTCATGCTTCTTGACGGTGCCGTGGACCAGTTAAGTAGTGGCGTGCTCAAGGACGGGCGCGTCGTGCTCAATATTGGCGACGCCGTCGTCGGCGCACGGCGAGGCACAGCGGTGGGTGACGCCAATGGCAGTGCTCGCACGGCCTTTGACGATTTGAGCCCAGCTACGGTGATCGCGTCAAAGGCCTTATGGGAGCAGACTTTCAGTTCCGGCGGGAAGAGGGTATACCTGCCTGACCTCTCACTGGACCTGCTGGCACGAGCCCGGCACCCAGAGCGCCTGGGACGCGAGCTCTGTCAGACGCGCAAGCGGCCCCAGCCCAAGGAGGAAGCCCAGGCACAGGAGCTGCTGCGGAGCTTGCGCCATCGTGCCAGGGTGCTGAAGCTCCTGCCTGAGGCCGATCGAACAGAGGTGCTGGGCCGCACCCTGGCGGGACCTTTGATCAAGTTGGCTTTGCTCTGTGGCTCGCTCCCGAGTGAGCTAGTGGCAGAAGCACAAGGCTTGGCGGCGAGTCTGGTGCCGCCGAGCGCGGAGGAGCCCTTGTCCTCGCTGCCCCTGGTGGATCGAGTGCTGCTGCACGCCTTGGCCCATCGGGAACGCGTAGATCTGGAAGAGTTGTTGGTTGCTCGCGCCAGGGAAGGCACCAGTGTCCCGCTCCGGTTTTACGGAGATCGCCTGCGCGTTACTTTGCCGGTGCTTGAGCGCCTTGAGGGGCTGCCCGGCTCTCTCCTGACACCGCAGGCGGCGGACTCGTGTGCCTTCGCCGCCACCCACGGCCTGCGGGTTGTGGAGGACGGCTTGGAGGTCACTGGTAGGGCCTACCTGTACGGTGTGAGACCACAGGACACTGAGCTGCAACTGGAACTTGTTTCAGGCCACGGAGACGCCCAGGTGCTCGATTGGTCGCCATGTGGTGCACCGCAGGCTGACCTGTATGCGAACGATCCTTGGACCTCATACGCCGAATCTGGGTTCCGTGCGGTGATTCCAGTTGATGCCCTCGCGGGTGAGGCACAGATCAGGGTGCGGCTGCGAGCAGCAGACCATGAGCTGAGCACCTGGCTCCCAGCACCACCGCAGGCCGTGGGCCGGTGCCCTGGGGCTTGCTCCGGGACTGCCTGGACCTGGTGGCCCGGAGAAGACGGCGAGACCTGTATCAGCCTCTCTGAGGCGCCACAGCCCTCAGATCTTGCGGAGTTGAGCGTCATAGTGGCAGGAGCCAGCCTCTTAGGTTGCAAGCTACGTCTGATGCTGCAGACGAATGGTGGCCAGCTCACAGGCCTTGAGGCGGTCTCGTCTCAAGGCACGGTGCCGTTCACCCTCACTGAGGAGGGCGGCACGCTAAGCGCTGTTGTCGACCTGCAGGAATCTGGGCTGGCACGTGGTGGGCACCGCTTGCGCTGGCTTACTGCGGACCAGCAGGGCTGGTGCCAGGCGGCTCCAGACCTGGAGGTGGCTACGCTCAAACTGCTGGGTACTACCCACGGGGCCCGCCTGCGTGCGGCAATAGGCGGCGAGGCGGTGCTGACTTTGACGGCGCCGTTGACCGTCTTTGAGCAGTCCGCTTACGGGCGCCAGCAACTCGTCCAGGAGATTTTTGGCCCACTGGTGGACGCGGTGCTTTTCGAGTCCTTCAGGGGTAGGTCCACGGCAGACAACCCGGGCGCGATCTTCCAGGATTTCAAGGAATACGGCGTGAATGTGCCGCTGTGGTGGTCTGTGGAGGATGGAGCGGCGCCCCGAGGGAGCGTGCCGGTGGTGACCGGATCGTGCCAATGGTTCCGGGCGCTGCGTACGGCGCGCGTGATCGTCACTAATGACAACCTGCCCTACTGGTTCCGCAAGCAACCGGGGCAGCATGTGCTCCAAACCTGGCACGGCAGTACGGTTAAGCACCTGCTCCGTGATGCACCTGGTCAAACTGTGTCGCTGCCGTACCGGCACCTGATGGCCAGGCAGGTGTCCCAGTGGGACCTGCTGCTGGCACAAACCGAGCAGGCGGGCCAGCGGCTGTGCTCCGCGATGGGTTACGAGGGCAAGGTGCTCGTGGGGGAGTACCCCCGGAACGTGGGCCTGCTTGGTGGCGAGAAGGTCCGCCTCCAGGCCCGCCGTGCGTTGGGTATTGATGCCGCCACCAAGGTGGTGCTCTACGCCCCTACCTGGCGAGAGGCCCTGCGGGATGGGCCTCGTTCGGCTCCAAGCTTGTTTAATCCGGTGGCGCTCGCGGCCAGCACGGGAGTCACGGTGCTGGTGCGTAGCCACCACATGAATGAGCTGAGGGCCGACGGCGTAGGAGTGGTGGACGTCAGCCAGTATCCCAATGCTGAGGGCCTCATGCTGGCGGCGGACGTGCTCGTCTCTGATTACTCAAGCATTGTTTTTGACTGGGCGTTGACTGGCAAGCCCTGCGTTCTGCATGTGCCGGACCTGGAGGAGTACCGGCAAGAGCGGGGCCTGTACGGGAGCTGGCCTGACGATTCGGGACTGCCTGTCTCCCGGAACCAGGCGGAGTTGACCGACGCTGTGCTGGCGGCCCTGGCGGCTCCAGTTCCGGCCCAGGTGCCGGACCCTGAACCCGTCCAGCAGACGCTTAAGCAGGTTCGCGAGTGGATCACCGAGGCACTGGGGCTTGAGTGA
- a CDS encoding glycosyltransferase family protein, protein MLALQYEWRTIPLLPGQWREQVVEQPIDLLFVESAWHGNGDSWRYQVVGAKGPSSHLRELVEGLRVAGVPTVFWNKEDPAHYEEAIEAARLFDWVFTTDETLLPRYRQDLGHDRVACLPFAAQPTIHNPIRLLGEDGKPEELRDVAFAGMYFAHKYPQRREQMETLLGAAIDVEPKLDTGLDIFSRYLGADPNYQFPEPYAGHVRGSLSYPQMLAAYRGYRVFLNVNSVVDNPSMFARRIFEITACGTPVVTMPSPATSRFLPPGTLAVVNDREEAGHTLRALVGNTDLRDRMVFLAQREIWLHHTYSERVDQVLHAVGMGEKAAKRPTVAPLVSTIRPERLLGVLETLAMQQEVEQRPVILTHGFEADDVARARARDLGLDVEWMCANLGDRLGRNYNRMLERAEAEYIAKMDDDDLYSRWYLFDSLVAAQYSRAEVVGKHACFMHLEAGDLMVLRFPEWEHRYTAFVAGPTIVARTDIARQVGFPETTTGEDTGFLRSVADAGGRIYSASRFGFVQRREARGGHTWGISSAEVLATGRIAHWGGPGEGELPGESL, encoded by the coding sequence ATGCTCGCGCTGCAGTACGAGTGGCGGACGATCCCTTTACTTCCGGGGCAGTGGCGGGAGCAGGTGGTGGAGCAGCCTATCGATCTGCTTTTCGTGGAGTCGGCCTGGCACGGCAACGGCGATTCCTGGCGCTATCAGGTGGTTGGGGCCAAGGGCCCCTCCTCCCACCTGCGTGAGCTGGTGGAAGGCCTGCGCGTTGCGGGAGTGCCCACGGTCTTCTGGAACAAGGAGGACCCAGCCCACTATGAGGAGGCCATTGAGGCGGCGCGCCTGTTCGACTGGGTCTTCACCACTGACGAGACCCTCCTGCCCCGTTACCGTCAGGACCTGGGCCATGACCGCGTGGCGTGCCTGCCTTTCGCGGCCCAGCCCACGATCCACAACCCGATCCGGCTGCTGGGGGAGGACGGTAAGCCGGAGGAGCTGCGGGATGTGGCGTTTGCGGGCATGTACTTCGCCCACAAGTACCCGCAGCGCCGGGAGCAGATGGAAACACTGCTGGGAGCAGCTATTGATGTTGAGCCCAAGCTGGACACGGGCCTTGACATTTTCTCCCGGTACCTGGGGGCGGATCCGAACTACCAGTTCCCAGAACCCTATGCTGGCCACGTGCGCGGCTCACTCAGCTACCCGCAGATGCTGGCTGCCTACCGCGGCTACCGGGTGTTCTTGAACGTGAACTCGGTGGTGGACAACCCTTCCATGTTCGCCCGCCGGATCTTTGAGATCACTGCCTGCGGCACTCCGGTGGTCACCATGCCTTCGCCCGCGACCAGCCGTTTCTTGCCTCCTGGGACGCTAGCAGTGGTCAACGATCGTGAGGAGGCCGGGCACACTCTACGGGCTTTAGTGGGGAATACGGACCTGCGTGACCGCATGGTTTTCCTGGCGCAACGGGAGATCTGGCTCCATCACACCTACTCTGAGCGGGTGGACCAGGTGCTGCACGCCGTCGGCATGGGGGAGAAGGCGGCTAAGCGGCCCACCGTGGCGCCGCTGGTGTCTACTATCCGCCCGGAGCGGCTGCTGGGGGTGCTGGAGACTTTGGCCATGCAGCAGGAGGTGGAGCAGCGCCCGGTGATCCTCACGCATGGCTTTGAGGCGGATGATGTGGCGCGTGCCCGGGCCCGTGATCTGGGCCTGGATGTGGAATGGATGTGCGCTAATTTGGGAGACCGGCTGGGGCGTAACTACAACCGCATGCTGGAGCGGGCGGAGGCGGAGTACATCGCCAAGATGGATGACGATGACCTCTACTCTCGCTGGTACTTGTTTGATTCCCTGGTTGCTGCGCAGTATTCGCGGGCAGAGGTGGTGGGCAAGCACGCCTGTTTCATGCACCTGGAGGCGGGGGATCTGATGGTGCTGCGCTTTCCCGAGTGGGAGCACCGCTACACGGCTTTCGTGGCTGGCCCGACGATCGTGGCCCGCACGGACATCGCGCGGCAGGTGGGTTTCCCGGAGACCACCACCGGTGAGGACACTGGCTTCCTGCGTTCGGTGGCTGATGCTGGTGGGCGCATTTACTCGGCTTCACGCTTTGGTTTTGTGCAACGCCGTGAGGCCCGTGGTGGGCACACCTGGGGTATCTCCTCCGCAGAGGTACTGGCCACGGGGCGCATTGCGCACTGGGGTGGGCCTGGTGAGGGTGAGCTGCCTGGGGAGTCGCTGTGA